The Candidatus Aminicenantes bacterium genome includes a region encoding these proteins:
- a CDS encoding multiheme c-type cytochrome gives MKKAIVSLALALAVLTAIAAAQTPTYVGADKCALCHKTERQGLQFVIWQGAKHAKSFATLSSPQAAQNAQALGVAKPAEDPKCLKCHAPLHDKAPALMAEGVTCEVCHGPGSDYKALAVMKNREESAKKGLILFPNPDDIKAQCLKCHENAHGLTFDFAAAWAKIKHPIPAK, from the coding sequence ATGAAGAAGGCGATCGTCTCCCTTGCTTTGGCCCTGGCGGTGTTGACCGCGATCGCGGCCGCCCAAACGCCGACCTACGTGGGCGCCGACAAATGCGCCCTTTGCCACAAGACCGAAAGGCAAGGCCTGCAGTTCGTGATCTGGCAGGGCGCCAAACACGCCAAGTCCTTCGCCACCCTGAGCTCCCCGCAGGCCGCCCAGAATGCCCAAGCCCTCGGTGTCGCCAAGCCCGCGGAAGATCCCAAGTGCCTCAAGTGCCATGCGCCTCTCCACGACAAGGCCCCCGCCCTCATGGCCGAGGGAGTGACCTGCGAGGTCTGCCACGGCCCCGGCTCCGACTACAAGGCCCTTGCGGTCATGAAGAATCGCGAGGAATCGGCCAAGAAGGGGCTCATCCTCTTTCCGAACCCCGACGACATCAAGGCCCAGTGCCTGAAGTGCCACGAGAACGCCCATGGGCTGACCTTCGATTTCGCGGCCGCTTGGGCCAAGATCAAGCACCCCATTCCGGCCAAGTGA
- the thiE gene encoding thiamine phosphate synthase, with product MTRPFDLRLYLITDRDLAAGRFLEDVVAAAVRGGVTAVQLREKRLATAAFIETAVRLKSLLAPSRVPLLINDRVDVALASGADGVHLGQSDAPPEEARRILGPDAIIGLSVENPAQAVAAANRGADYLGVGPIFPTPTKGDAGPAWGPEGLRCLRAATALPLAAIGGLNAANAAAVLAAGADGLAVVSAIMAASDPEAAARELRRIIDAFQLQNK from the coding sequence GTGACCCGGCCGTTCGATCTGCGCCTGTATCTGATCACCGACCGGGATCTGGCCGCGGGCCGTTTCCTCGAGGATGTCGTGGCCGCGGCGGTCCGGGGCGGCGTGACGGCGGTTCAGCTTCGCGAGAAGAGGCTCGCGACGGCGGCGTTCATCGAAACGGCCGTCCGTCTGAAATCCCTCTTGGCTCCCAGCCGCGTCCCGCTCCTCATCAACGACCGCGTCGACGTCGCTCTTGCATCGGGCGCCGACGGGGTCCATCTAGGGCAGAGCGATGCGCCTCCAGAGGAAGCCCGCCGCATCCTGGGCCCGGACGCGATTATCGGGCTGTCGGTGGAGAATCCGGCCCAGGCCGTTGCGGCCGCGAACCGGGGTGCGGATTATCTGGGCGTGGGCCCCATCTTTCCCACGCCGACCAAAGGGGATGCCGGTCCGGCCTGGGGGCCGGAGGGGCTGCGGTGCCTGCGGGCGGCGACGGCGCTTCCCCTGGCGGCCATCGGCGGCCTCAACGCCGCCAACGCCGCCGCGGTTTTGGCGGCCGGCGCCGACGGACTGGCCGTCGTTTCGGCGATCATGGCCGCTTCCGATCCGGAAGCCGCGGCCCGCGAACTGCGCCGGATTATCGACGCCTTCCAGCTTCAGAATAAATAG
- the thiM gene encoding hydroxyethylthiazole kinase: protein MTDAQGIWRDIERIRAERPLVHNITNYVAMSLTANALLALGASPVMAHAPEEVAEMAGLARALVLNIGTLSRPWIEAMGLAAAAARAAGIPIVLDPVGAGATRFRTETALALLETARPAVLRGNASEIRALALAEAGTKGVDSRHDPADALEAARMLAGRFGPVVSVSGPVDIIVGPAALVRVANGHPLMPRVTGLGCVATALTGAFTAVNPSPFAAAVHAMAVMGIAGEMAAEGASGPASLQVRFLDALYALSAEAVRSRLRLEEG, encoded by the coding sequence ATGACCGACGCCCAGGGGATCTGGCGGGACATCGAGAGGATCCGGGCCGAGCGCCCGCTCGTTCACAACATCACCAACTATGTGGCCATGAGCCTGACCGCCAACGCGCTGCTGGCCCTGGGAGCTTCGCCGGTCATGGCCCATGCCCCCGAGGAAGTGGCCGAGATGGCCGGGCTCGCCCGGGCCCTGGTCCTCAACATCGGGACGCTCAGCCGGCCCTGGATCGAAGCGATGGGCTTGGCCGCGGCGGCGGCCCGGGCCGCGGGCATCCCGATCGTCCTCGACCCGGTCGGGGCGGGCGCCACCCGCTTTCGGACCGAGACCGCGCTGGCTTTGCTCGAAACAGCTCGCCCGGCGGTGCTGCGCGGCAACGCCTCCGAAATCCGGGCCTTGGCCCTGGCCGAGGCCGGGACCAAGGGCGTGGACAGCCGCCATGATCCCGCCGACGCTTTGGAAGCGGCCCGGATGCTGGCCGGCCGCTTCGGCCCGGTCGTCAGCGTCAGCGGCCCCGTGGACATCATCGTCGGGCCGGCCGCTCTCGTTCGAGTGGCCAACGGCCATCCCTTGATGCCGAGGGTGACCGGCCTGGGCTGTGTCGCGACCGCTCTGACCGGGGCTTTTACCGCGGTCAACCCCTCGCCCTTTGCGGCGGCCGTCCACGCCATGGCCGTCATGGGCATTGCCGGCGAGATGGCGGCGGAAGGCGCGTCCGGTCCAGCTTCGCTCCAAGTCCGGTTTCTCGACGCCCTTTACGCCCTAAGCGCAGAGGCCGTCCGGTCGCGCCTGCGTCTGGAGGAAGGGTGA
- a CDS encoding YHS domain-containing protein, producing the protein MKKSSLLILVLLLLVAAGGWLVASQGPDKAKDPVCGMSVTKSTATYTYDYKGTTYYFCGESCKTSFIKDPEKYLAPGAETKPMGEMKGQGMMHGQMMQGQAVDPSKAKDLVCGMTVDKATAKWTYEYKGTTYYFCSEGCKTSFAKEPEKYLAAEAKPMAGMMKGQGMMHEKMAAGMEGMAGCPMMLPDVERKIETTKNGVVITLTSKNAETVKKIQEHAAKMKDMNMKDMKEMKKTPAAGPMAETGCTGCAGCATKK; encoded by the coding sequence ATGAAGAAATCGAGCTTGCTGATTCTCGTCCTGCTGCTTCTCGTGGCGGCGGGCGGTTGGCTGGTCGCGTCCCAAGGCCCGGACAAGGCCAAGGACCCCGTCTGCGGCATGTCGGTGACCAAATCGACCGCCACATACACCTACGACTACAAAGGCACGACCTATTACTTCTGCGGGGAGAGCTGCAAGACGTCCTTCATCAAGGACCCCGAGAAGTATTTGGCCCCCGGGGCCGAGACCAAGCCCATGGGCGAGATGAAAGGCCAGGGCATGATGCACGGCCAGATGATGCAGGGCCAGGCCGTCGATCCGTCCAAGGCCAAGGACCTCGTTTGCGGCATGACGGTCGACAAGGCCACGGCCAAGTGGACCTACGAATACAAGGGCACAACCTATTACTTCTGCAGCGAAGGCTGCAAGACCTCCTTCGCCAAGGAGCCCGAGAAGTATCTGGCCGCCGAGGCCAAGCCGATGGCCGGCATGATGAAGGGCCAGGGCATGATGCACGAGAAGATGGCCGCCGGCATGGAAGGCATGGCCGGCTGCCCGATGATGCTCCCCGACGTCGAGCGCAAGATCGAAACGACCAAGAACGGTGTCGTCATCACCCTGACCTCCAAGAACGCCGAGACGGTCAAGAAGATCCAGGAGCATGCGGCCAAGATGAAAGATATGAACATGAAGGACATGAAAGAGATGAAGAAGACCCCGGCCGCCGGCCCGATGGCCGAGACCGGTTGCACCGGCTGCGCCGGCTGCGCGACCAAGAAGTAA